CGATACTGGTCGACTTCATCGCCACCGCGGAGGGGGCACGCCGCTTCGGCGCCGGCCGCGGCGCGATCCTCGGCGCCACCCTGGGCGTACTGGTCGGGATCTTCTTCGGTCTGCCCGGCCTGCTGCTCGGCCCGTTCGTCGGCGCCGTCCTCGGTCACCTGGCGGGCCGCGCGCGGGTCGACGACTCCCTCCGCGCCGGCGTCGGCGCCAGCGTCGGCGTCCTCGTCGGCACCCTGGCCAAGGTCGTCATCAGCGTGGTCATGATCCTCTGGTTCGCCCTCGCCTGGTGGTTCTAGCTCTCGCGACGTACCGGACGTCGTGCCATGTTCCTAGAGGATGGACGCGAAGGCGCGAAGGAGCGAAGAAACGCGAAGGAAAAGCCTTAAAGTGGATTAGAAAAGCGATCTCGCGCAGTGAAACAAAGGCGCAGAGAGAAAGAACGGAAAACAGGGTTCGGGTTTCAGGTTTCAGGAAAAGCCAGAACCTACAACCAACAACCAACAACAAGCGTTCTGTTTTCTCGCAGAGGCGCGGAGACGCAGGGAAAGACAGTGCGGGTATCGAGGCGCTGGAGTTTCGTCACGAGGTCCCGGGTTCCGGCTTCGCCGGCCCCGGGATGACGGAGTCATTGATGAATCGGGAGCCTGTCCGAGTCTGTACCGATTTCCGCGTCCCTGCGAGAAATCGCTTCTGACCCTCTTCGGTTCCTGCTTTTCTCTGGCCCCTGATTTTTTCGCTTCTCGTTTCTTTGCGTTCCTTCGCTCCTTCGCGCCGTTGCGTCCATCCTCCAAACGACACCAGCCGTTAACCTCGTTCGAAGAACCCGTGCTCGAGGAAGTGGGCGACGGCGTCGGCGACGGTGGGGGAGAGGACGAGGCCGGTGTGGGAGACGGGCAGAAGGAGCCGGTCGGTTTCGCCCTCCAGTCGGGTTTCCGCCTCGGCCACGGTGCCGTCGTGGGGGCACGGCAAGGAGGCGATGAGGCGGCCGGCGCCCAGCCCCTGCTTACCGGCCACGATGCCGACCTCCCAGCCGGCCGGGGCACGTCGCCCTCCCGTCTCCAGCGGGCCGGCGGCGCGACCGACCAGCCGCTTCAGCGGACCGAGTCGCCCGAGCCGGTGCGCGACCGATGAGCCGTTGACCGGGCTGCCCAGCAGCACGAGGCGAGCCGGGCGGATGTCGAATCGCTCGATCGCGTGCAAGGCAACCAGGCCACCCAGGCTGTGTCCGACCAGGTGGACGGGCCCGTCATGAGCCCGGTCGTCGGCCAGCAGCCGTTTCAGGTACGACGCCAGCGCCTCGGCATTGGCGTCGATCGAACGGCGGACGGTGGGGTAGCCGAATCGGTGAATGCACCGACCCCGGGACTGCAGACGCGAGGCCATCGGCTTCAGGCTGATTCGCCCGTACCAGAGGCCGTGGATCAGGACGACGTGAGCGGTTCCGGGCATCGATCGGGCGCGCGTTCAGGGAAGACGGTGGCTCCAGCCTAGCAGGCCGATGGCAGTCTGCCGGAACGCAGTCTTCCGGAACGAAGAAGGCCGCGCGGGGCGCGGCCGTTTTCAGATGCAATGGCGTTGCCCGTCGGGCGATCAGGCCAGGCGACGCACTGCCAGACCGGCGAGCACGAGGATCAGCAGCGCCAGGCCCCAGGGGTCGAGCACCGGGATGGGTTCGTAGGGAAAATCGAGCGGCAGTGCGGCCGAGGTGCCGTCGGCGAAGACCGCGGTCACGCCCAGCGGCTGGTTCGAGCCGTCGCCGACCGCGAAGACGGAAATCACATCGCCGTCGTTCAGGCGCACGGGCTCCGGGTCGATCAACTCGGTCGATCCGTCCGGCGTGGCGATCACCAGGTCGTACACGCCGGCCGGCAACTCCAGATAGCCGGAGTCGGCACCGTAGGGCACGTTGGTCAGGCCGGCGACGACGGTTCCGTCCTGCAGACGGATCGAGACTTCGGTCGCCGCCGAGGTGTCGGCGAACGGTGCGGTGTGGACGATGCGCAGCTTCGCGTTGCCGGCCGCCGGTGCGGACAGGTCGTCGACGAGCGGCAGCAGCGCCAGCGGCTGGTTGGCCCCGTCGCCGATCGCGGCGACGGTGTAGTCGGTGTCGGCCGCCAGGTCCGGCGAGGCGGTGATCGCGACGGGACCGCCCGGCGGCGTGCGCACGTCGACCTGGGTCACGCCGGGCGCCGTGCCGGCGGGCGTCAGGGTCAGGTAGCCGGAGGTCTGGTTGAACTCGACACCGGTCAGGACTTCGGTGCCGTCGACATCGACCGAGACTGCGGTGTCGGACAGGTCGGGCGCGAACGGGGCGAGATGCGCCACGTTGACACGGGTCTGGGCCTGGGCGCCGGCGGCGAGCATCAGAGCCGCTCCGGCGGCGGCGATCGAACGGGCAAATGGCTTCATCGGGGTCTCCACGCAAGCTTGAGTTCGTTGGGAACGCGAGCATGGAGAATCGCCGCCGAGCGTGAATCCCGCGGCAAAAAAACGTGAAATTACCTTCACTTGCGTCGATGGCCGACGCAAGCGATGGGCGGCGCTCAGTCGGCGAGGGTGCGGATCGACAGTTCGGTCAGCGTCTGCGGCTCGATCACCGACGGTGCGCCGGTCAGCGGGCAGCCCGCCGTGGTCGTCTTCGGAAACGCGATCACTTCGCGGATCGAATCCTCACCGGCCATCAGCGCGGCGATCCGGTCGATGCCGAAGGCGATGCCGCCGTGCGGCGGGCAGCCGTAGCGCAACGCTTCGAGCAGGAAACCGAAGCGGGCCCTGGCCTCCGTCTCGTCGATGCCGAGGATGTCGAAGGCCGCCTGCTGCAGCGCAGGATCGTGGATACGGATCGAGCCGCCGCCGATCTCGGCGCCGTTGAGGACCAGGTCGTAGGCGCGCGAAAGGGCATCGGCCGGCTCTGCGCGAAGCGCGTCCGGATCGGCTTCGGACGGCGCGGTGAACGGGTGATGCAGCGCGTAGTAGCGCTGGTCGTCCTCGTCGAACTCGAACATCGGGAAGTCGACCACCCAGAGCGGCCTCCAGCCGTCCTCGACCAGTCCCCGTTCGCGGCCGACCTTGAGCCGGACCGCGCCCATGAAGGCGGCGACGGTCAGCGCCGGACCCGCGCCGAACAGCAACAGGTCACCGTCACCGGCGCCGGTGCGTTCCAGGATGCCGGCGGCGGTCGGGGCGTCGAGGAACTTCGCGATCGGCGACTGCAGGCCGTCGAGGCCGGCGGATGCGACGTTGACCTTGATCCAGGCCAGGCCCTTCGCGCCGTACTTGCCGGCATGGGCGGCGAGTTCGTCGATCTGCTTGCGCGACAGGTCGGCCGCGCCGGGCACGCGCAGCGCGGCAACGCGTCCGCTTTCGTCCGCGGCCGGGCCGGAGAAGACCTTGAAGTCGGACTCGACGACCAGGTCGTCGACGTCGACCAGTTCCAGCGGAATGCGCAGGTCGGGCTTGTCGGAGCCGTAGCGGCGCATCGCCTCGGCCCAGGTCATGCGCGGGAACGGATCGGCGAGCTCGACGTCGAGCACGTCGGAGAACACATCGCGAACCAGCCCCTCGGCCAGGCCCTGCACGTCGGCTTCCTCGACGAAGGCCATCTCGATGTCGAGCTGGGTGAATTCGGGCTGCCGGTCGGCGCGGAGGTCCTCGTCGCGGAAGCATCGGGCGATCTGGTAGTAGCGGTCCATGCCGCTCATCATGAACAGCTGCTTGAAGATCTGCGGCGACTGCGGCAGCGCGTAGAAGCGGCCCCCGTTGACCCGGCTGGGAACGAGGTAGTCACGCGCGCCCTCGGGCGTGGCGCGGGTCAGGATCGGGGTCTCCAGGTCGAGGAAGTCGCGGTCCTCGAGATGGCGGCGGATCGCCGAGGTCAGCTTCGAGCGCAGCCGCAGGTTCTTCTGCATGCGCGGACGGCGCAGGTCGAGGTAGCGGTACTTCAGGCGGACTTCTTCGCCGTCCTCGTCGGTCATCAGCAGCGGCAGTGCGGCCGAGGCGTTCAGGAGTTCGATGGATTCGGCGACGACTTCGACCTTGCCGGTCTTCATGTCGGCGTTCCACTGGCTCTCGGGACGCATCCGGACCCGGCCCACGACTTTCACGCAGAACTCGTTGCGCAACGTCTCGGCAACCTCGAAGCCACTCCGGTTGTCGGGCTCGACCACGACCTGGACGATGCCGGCGTGGTCGCGCAGGCCGATGAAGACCAGTCCGCCGAGGTCGCGACGGCGGTCGACCCAGCCGCATAGAGTGACCGTCCCGCCGTCGAGGGATTCGTTGACCTGGCCGCAGAGATGGCTACGCATGGAAAACTCCTGGTTCGTCGGGCGCGGAGCCGCGCCCTCGAGAAAGCGCGCGAGCCGGCGGTCCGGCTCGCGATGAAGGGTGGAATCAGGCGGCGGCCGTGGACGTGCTGCTCGAGGCCGCGTCGGACTTCGAGGGCTTGGCCGGGGCGTCCGAGCCGGACGACTTGCCGTCGCCGGAGTCGGCCGGCTTGCCCGCCTTGTCGTCGCCGGCCAGGTTCTTCTTGCCGTCCTTCTTGAAGTCGGTCTCGTACCAGCCGCCGCCCTTCAGCCGGAAACCGGCGGCCGAGACCAGCTTGGCCAGGGCGTCGGCCTCGCAGTCGGGGCAGGTGGTCAGCGGGGCGTCCGAGATCTTCTGGAGCTTCTCGAGGCGGTGGCCGCAGTTCTTGCATTCGTATTCGTAGATCGGCATGGCGGTCGGTTCCTCCTGACAGGTGGCGCCAATCTGGGGTCCCGGCGCACCGTTTTCGAGTCCGGCGCGACGCGGAAATCCGTCAACCCGCTATTATGACGGCTTTTCCACGCCTCCGGAGCCTGCCGCCCGTGGACGATGCCCCCGCCGACCGGTCGTCCCGCGATGCCGTCGCCTCGGCCAACGCGCATGCCGACGGCGACCGGCTCGATCCGGAACGGGTCCGGAACGCCTTGCGCGCCGGCGCGATGGAATCGGCGCGGCCGCTCGCGCGCGGCAACCAGGGGTGGGTGTTCGGGCTGTCGATCGACGGCCGGCGCCTGATCGTCAAGACCCCGGCGGGCGGTGTGGCCTCGGCCGTGCATCGACGCGCGCTGGCCCGCGAGGCGCGTGCCTACGCGCGGCTGCAGGGGCTGTCCGGCTTCGCGACCTGTCACGGCCTGTTCGACGGTCGGTGGCTGGTGCTCGACGAACTCGTCGCTCGCCCCTACCGCGAGGTCGAGCCCGACGACGGCTTCTTCGACGGCCTGTTGCAGACGATCCGCGCGATGCACGCCCGCGGCGTGGCCCACGGCGACCTCAAGCGGAAGTCCAACCTGCTGGTCGGCGACGACGGCCGGCCCCGCATCGTCGACCTCGGCACCGCCGTGCTGCGCCGGGATCGCTTCGCGCCGCTCAACCACGCGCTGTTCCGGACCCTGGCCCAGACCGACCTCAACGCCTGGGTCAAGCTCAAGTACGGAGGCTACGAGGGAATCGACGAGGCCGATCGACACCTCTTCCGGCCGACCTGGCCCGAACGGATCGCGCGTCGCTTCCGACGGAGATGAAAACTGGGCAACGCTGGATTACCGCAGATGAACGCGGATGAACGCAGATGAAAAACGATTCTTTGATGGGGTCGATCCACTAGCCCCTGGCCCCATCTCCCTCGTCTCTCGAACGCCGGGCCGCATTCTCGCTCTTCCGTTTCTCGCACTGATCTGCGTCCATCCGCGATCATCCGCGGTAAATCATCGGCTTTCATTCGAATGATCGACGCAGGCGTTCCAGGCCCTCGTCGATGGAGACGGTCGGGGTCCAGCCCAGGTCCCGCTTCGCCGCGTCGATCGAGAACCAGTGGGCGGTGGCGAGGTGTTCGACGACGAAGCGCGAGATCGGCGGGTCGCGCCTGAGGCGCAGCGCGCGCCAGACGCCTTCGACCGCGTAGGCCGCGGCGGTCGCGACCTTCGGGCTGACGGTCCCGATCCGGGGTGGTTCGCCGGCGGCGTCGAGCAGGCCGCGCAGGATGTCGGCCACGGGCCGGGGTTCGCCGTTGGTGATGAAGTAGGCGCGCCCGGCCGAGCGGCCCGGGCCGGCGAGGTCGTCGAGGGCGGCGACGTGGGCCGCGGCGGCGTTCTCGATGTAGACCGTGTCGATCTTCTTCCCGGGCGCAGGCAGGCGCAGCCGTCCGCTGCGGTTGCGCTCGATCAGGCGGGGCAGCAGGTGGTTGTCGCCCGGCCCCCAGATCAGGTGCGGCCGGAGTGCGGCGACCCGCAGGTCGTCGTCGTTCGCGCCCAGCGCGATCCGCTCGGCTTCGGCCTTGGTCGCCGGGTAGGGCGCCGGGTGGTGGTCGGCCAGCGGCAGCGATTCGTCGCCCCCCTCGATGTCGCCGCCGGCGTGGACC
Above is a genomic segment from Halomonas denitrificans containing:
- a CDS encoding DUF456 domain-containing protein, whose protein sequence is MIDALVEWLAQGGVWFGWLVAVVLVLVGVAGAILPALPGTPLVLGGLVLMAWLDDFAHVGAGTLLWLTLLTILSILVDFIATAEGARRFGAGRGAILGATLGVLVGIFFGLPGLLLGPFVGAVLGHLAGRARVDDSLRAGVGASVGVLVGTLAKVVISVVMILWFALAWWF
- a CDS encoding alpha/beta fold hydrolase, translating into MPGTAHVVLIHGLWYGRISLKPMASRLQSRGRCIHRFGYPTVRRSIDANAEALASYLKRLLADDRAHDGPVHLVGHSLGGLVALHAIERFDIRPARLVLLGSPVNGSSVAHRLGRLGPLKRLVGRAAGPLETGGRRAPAGWEVGIVAGKQGLGAGRLIASLPCPHDGTVAEAETRLEGETDRLLLPVSHTGLVLSPTVADAVAHFLEHGFFERG
- a CDS encoding DUF4397 domain-containing protein; this translates as MKPFARSIAAAGAALMLAAGAQAQTRVNVAHLAPFAPDLSDTAVSVDVDGTEVLTGVEFNQTSGYLTLTPAGTAPGVTQVDVRTPPGGPVAITASPDLAADTDYTVAAIGDGANQPLALLPLVDDLSAPAAGNAKLRIVHTAPFADTSAATEVSIRLQDGTVVAGLTNVPYGADSGYLELPAGVYDLVIATPDGSTELIDPEPVRLNDGDVISVFAVGDGSNQPLGVTAVFADGTSAALPLDFPYEPIPVLDPWGLALLILVLAGLAVRRLA
- the aspS gene encoding aspartate--tRNA ligase produces the protein MRSHLCGQVNESLDGGTVTLCGWVDRRRDLGGLVFIGLRDHAGIVQVVVEPDNRSGFEVAETLRNEFCVKVVGRVRMRPESQWNADMKTGKVEVVAESIELLNASAALPLLMTDEDGEEVRLKYRYLDLRRPRMQKNLRLRSKLTSAIRRHLEDRDFLDLETPILTRATPEGARDYLVPSRVNGGRFYALPQSPQIFKQLFMMSGMDRYYQIARCFRDEDLRADRQPEFTQLDIEMAFVEEADVQGLAEGLVRDVFSDVLDVELADPFPRMTWAEAMRRYGSDKPDLRIPLELVDVDDLVVESDFKVFSGPAADESGRVAALRVPGAADLSRKQIDELAAHAGKYGAKGLAWIKVNVASAGLDGLQSPIAKFLDAPTAAGILERTGAGDGDLLLFGAGPALTVAAFMGAVRLKVGRERGLVEDGWRPLWVVDFPMFEFDEDDQRYYALHHPFTAPSEADPDALRAEPADALSRAYDLVLNGAEIGGGSIRIHDPALQQAAFDILGIDETEARARFGFLLEALRYGCPPHGGIAFGIDRIAALMAGEDSIREVIAFPKTTTAGCPLTGAPSVIEPQTLTELSIRTLAD
- a CDS encoding zinc ribbon domain-containing protein, producing MPIYEYECKNCGHRLEKLQKISDAPLTTCPDCEADALAKLVSAAGFRLKGGGWYETDFKKDGKKNLAGDDKAGKPADSGDGKSSGSDAPAKPSKSDAASSSTSTAAA
- a CDS encoding NAD-dependent epimerase/dehydratase family protein; this encodes MKILITGGGGFLGQAVVRALLDRGHEVATLNRSAYPALEALGVAQHRGDIGDADAVDVACRGCQAVIHVAAKAGPGLHAPDFVRANVDGTRNVVDACRRHGIGVLVHTSSPSVVHAGGDIEGGDESLPLADHHPAPYPATKAEAERIALGANDDDLRVAALRPHLIWGPGDNHLLPRLIERNRSGRLRLPAPGKKIDTVYIENAAAAHVAALDDLAGPGRSAGRAYFITNGEPRPVADILRGLLDAAGEPPRIGTVSPKVATAAAYAVEGVWRALRLRRDPPISRFVVEHLATAHWFSIDAAKRDLGWTPTVSIDEGLERLRRSFE